A DNA window from Undibacterium sp. YM2 contains the following coding sequences:
- a CDS encoding N-acetylglucosamine kinase: MFQQNQQKPVFMSPDQQASLVQQTADIALGIDAGGTQTRWALANKDEQILASGTAAGLTALQIDKPEGREAVHQIFASLAAATGSHGQVSSIRAGITGFGGDSQTLPEMLAECFDLQKQHILVSNDIEIAYLDIFKPGTGYLIYAGTGSIAAYIDADGEFHRAGGRGYLLDDAGGGFWIAREAISKLWRAEDENPGQWKNSEMAIRIFKLIGGNDWNISRDFIYHRSRGEIGKLALAVASAAYSDPVAMSILQNAGKELARLGMAMCARFGSKPIALSGRVQELHPAIVESLRQNLAPEISLRQSTCQAHFSAARLAARHLKNLP, from the coding sequence ATGTTTCAACAAAATCAACAGAAACCTGTATTCATGTCACCTGATCAGCAAGCAAGCCTGGTACAACAAACCGCAGACATTGCGCTGGGCATAGATGCAGGCGGCACACAGACACGCTGGGCTCTGGCAAACAAAGATGAACAAATCCTTGCCAGCGGCACGGCAGCAGGCCTGACCGCGCTGCAAATTGACAAACCGGAAGGCAGGGAAGCAGTACACCAGATATTTGCCAGCCTGGCTGCTGCAACGGGCAGCCATGGCCAGGTAAGCAGCATACGCGCAGGCATCACCGGTTTTGGTGGCGATTCACAGACCCTGCCAGAGATGCTGGCTGAGTGCTTTGACCTGCAAAAACAGCACATCCTGGTCAGCAATGATATAGAAATTGCCTATCTCGATATTTTCAAACCTGGCACTGGCTATCTGATCTATGCAGGTACCGGCTCTATCGCTGCCTATATTGATGCCGATGGGGAATTTCACCGGGCTGGTGGCCGTGGTTACCTGCTCGATGATGCCGGAGGCGGCTTCTGGATAGCACGCGAAGCCATCAGCAAGCTCTGGCGTGCGGAAGATGAAAATCCGGGCCAGTGGAAAAATTCAGAAATGGCGATACGTATTTTCAAGCTCATCGGTGGCAATGACTGGAATATATCGCGCGATTTTATCTATCATCGCAGCCGTGGCGAAATTGGCAAACTCGCCCTGGCCGTCGCCTCTGCTGCCTACAGTGACCCAGTCGCCATGTCCATCTTGCAAAATGCAGGTAAGGAACTGGCGCGCCTGGGCATGGCCATGTGCGCTCGCTTTGGCAGCAAACCGATTGCACTGAGTGGGCGCGTGCAGGAATTGCATCCGGCTATCGTTGAATCCCTGCGCCAGAATTTAGCACCCGAGATATCCCTACGCCAAAGTACTTGCCAGGCACATTTTTCTGCAGCACGGCTAGCTGCCCGACACCTCAAAAACCTACCATGA
- a CDS encoding AmpG family muropeptide MFS transporter: protein MTSETVTAVKKPEVPAGGVWRWIPSLYFSQGIPYVVVMTLSVIMYKNLDISNSDIALYTSWLYLPFVIKPFWSPFVDMFKTKRFWIITLELIIGAMFGLVALTIPMPGFFQATLLVFWLLAFSAATHDISSDGFYMLALEQYQQAAFVGVRSMFFRISMLTGQGALVYLAGTLRDMTGDARFGWVVVFCVLAVMFISLSAYHKWALPRPASDTAHGDPNQVVATFFTIFGKFIKKKNILLTIAFLLLYRFGEAQLVKMAPPFLLDSVDKGGLGLSTQAVGIVYGTMGMIALTIGGLAGGALISRFGLKRMLWPMALAINVPHLVYVYLAFVQPDNIYLIGAAVAIEQMGYGFGFTAYVLYMIMIADGEHKTAHYAICTGFMALSMMLPGMFSGRLQENLGYAHFFVWICIAAVPTFVVTALIKVDPAFGKKTE, encoded by the coding sequence ATGACAAGCGAGACAGTTACTGCAGTCAAAAAACCTGAAGTTCCTGCGGGCGGGGTCTGGCGCTGGATACCCTCATTGTATTTCAGTCAGGGGATTCCTTACGTCGTGGTAATGACACTTTCCGTCATTATGTACAAAAACCTGGATATTTCCAATTCGGATATTGCATTATATACAAGCTGGTTATACCTGCCATTTGTCATCAAGCCGTTCTGGTCGCCGTTCGTCGATATGTTCAAGACCAAACGCTTCTGGATCATTACGCTGGAGCTGATCATAGGTGCGATGTTCGGGCTGGTAGCCCTGACCATCCCCATGCCTGGTTTTTTCCAGGCGACGCTGTTGGTGTTCTGGCTGCTGGCGTTCAGTGCCGCCACCCATGACATCAGCTCTGACGGTTTTTACATGCTGGCGCTGGAGCAGTATCAGCAGGCGGCTTTTGTTGGTGTACGCAGCATGTTTTTCAGAATATCCATGCTGACCGGGCAGGGTGCCCTGGTTTATCTGGCTGGCACGTTGCGTGATATGACAGGCGATGCCAGGTTTGGCTGGGTCGTGGTTTTTTGTGTGCTGGCCGTGATGTTCATCAGCCTGTCTGCCTACCATAAATGGGCTTTGCCACGCCCTGCCAGTGATACGGCGCATGGCGACCCGAATCAGGTAGTAGCAACTTTCTTTACGATCTTTGGCAAGTTCATCAAAAAGAAAAACATACTGCTGACGATAGCTTTCCTTTTGTTGTATCGCTTTGGTGAAGCGCAACTGGTCAAGATGGCACCACCGTTCTTGCTCGACAGTGTCGATAAAGGCGGCCTTGGTCTTTCTACCCAGGCGGTTGGTATCGTGTATGGCACCATGGGCATGATAGCGCTGACCATAGGTGGTCTCGCCGGTGGTGCGCTGATCTCGCGTTTTGGTTTGAAACGCATGTTGTGGCCGATGGCACTGGCGATCAATGTGCCGCATCTGGTGTATGTCTATCTGGCCTTTGTGCAGCCAGACAATATCTATCTGATTGGTGCTGCTGTCGCTATAGAGCAAATGGGTTATGGTTTTGGCTTTACAGCCTATGTGCTGTATATGATCATGATTGCTGATGGCGAACACAAGACCGCGCATTATGCGATTTGTACGGGTTTCATGGCGCTGAGCATGATGTTGCCAGGGATGTTCAGTGGCCGCTTGCAAGAGAACTTGGGCTATGCCCATTTCTTTGTCTGGATATGTATCGCTGCCGTTCCTACCTTTGTTGTGACCGCCCTCATTAAAGTAGATCCGGCCTTTGGCAAAAAAACTGAATAG
- a CDS encoding succinylglutamate desuccinylase/aspartoacylase family protein, with product MNKTAYPYHFQSNSYSSPQPGSSVIITGAVHGNETCGTQAIRRVIAELEDGSLQLLAGRVTLVPVCNPLAYKLGQREGERNLNRRLIPTADVQEFEDHVANWLCPLMAQHDVLLDLHSFRSQGEPFVLIGPENNRGPIESFSHEKQELAMAMRLGVHRLVDGWLGTYARGVQRRQERLAHDADAKTVANANTQFGVGTTEYMRSVGGYAMTLECGQHLDPQAPAVAYAAIVNSLRHLGVIAGAAPEPVAQMEALRIYDVIDKLHVGDSFVREWRSFDELKKGDLIGMRADGSEVRADQDGRIIFPDAGASAGEEWFYLTKPNPRLGLAGSGKSIA from the coding sequence ATGAACAAAACCGCTTACCCCTATCATTTTCAAAGCAACAGCTACAGCTCACCACAGCCCGGCAGCAGTGTCATTATCACTGGTGCCGTGCATGGCAATGAAACCTGCGGCACGCAGGCCATCCGCCGCGTCATTGCAGAACTCGAAGATGGCAGTCTGCAATTACTGGCTGGCCGTGTGACGCTGGTACCAGTATGCAATCCGCTGGCCTACAAACTGGGGCAAAGAGAAGGTGAGCGCAACCTGAACCGCCGCCTGATACCGACAGCAGATGTGCAGGAATTTGAAGACCATGTAGCAAACTGGTTATGCCCGCTGATGGCCCAGCACGATGTCTTGCTCGACCTGCATTCCTTCCGTAGTCAGGGTGAACCTTTTGTCCTCATAGGGCCAGAAAATAATCGCGGTCCCATAGAATCATTCAGCCATGAAAAACAGGAACTGGCGATGGCCATGCGCCTCGGTGTACATCGCTTGGTCGATGGCTGGCTGGGCACTTATGCGCGTGGCGTGCAACGCCGCCAGGAGAGGCTGGCGCATGATGCCGATGCCAAAACCGTGGCAAATGCTAATACACAGTTTGGTGTCGGTACCACAGAGTACATGCGCTCAGTCGGCGGTTATGCGATGACGCTGGAATGTGGCCAGCATCTCGACCCACAAGCGCCAGCGGTGGCTTATGCCGCCATCGTCAACAGCCTGCGTCACCTGGGTGTGATCGCCGGTGCAGCGCCAGAACCTGTGGCACAGATGGAAGCACTGCGCATCTATGATGTCATCGACAAGCTGCATGTTGGCGATAGTTTCGTGCGCGAATGGCGCAGCTTTGATGAATTGAAAAAGGGTGATCTGATAGGCATGCGCGCTGATGGTAGTGAAGTCAGGGCGGATCAGGATGGTCGCATCATCTTTCCTGACGCTGGTGCCAGCGCTGGTGAAGAGTGGTTTTACCTGACCAAGCCCAACCCCCGACTGGGCCTGGCCGGATCTGGAAAGTCGATAGCATGA